One Paenibacillus riograndensis SBR5 DNA segment encodes these proteins:
- a CDS encoding family 78 glycoside hydrolase catalytic domain, with product MVMLSTYDLKTEHLRNPLGLDNKSPRFSWKINSDARNMTQNAYQVQASASETFDSILWDSGKVTGRAQRLEYSGPELKSAVRIFWRVKIWDNDGNESAFSEPALFEMGLLNAADWKAKWIEPESEVDPDAYKPAPYIRKEFNVRSGLVSARAYMTARGLYKFYMNGTEGTDHLFTPGFTSYYARLQYQVYDITHLLKEGANAWGILLSDGWWRGSTGVLLKNNFGYKVAFLGQVVLSYDDGSREIIASDGSFTTSSGPLLKSDLKAGEVYDARIDIEGWNTVGFNDADWTAVHVKDYGIDHLVASSLPVRTREEFTPRIIETPNGETVLDFGQNIAGWVEMKLQGDAGTEVVLVHGETLDKNGNFTLSNLEHTGPLNDFQEIHYILNGRSEEVYRPYFTIFGFRYVLLKNVPGKPKPDHFTAFAIYSDMEEAGDFACSNPLINQLVSNSRWSMKSNFMEIPTDCPTRERAGWTGDAQLFARTAADFMNVHAFYEKWLADLAAEQFPSGAVGSTVPQVLGFHSVDEYERVVKNANDPLLAMLASTKPGEPGYLDGSAGWGDAAVIAPWTMYLCYGDQSILERQYDSAKAWVEYMKTNAENDSDHYKDAAYYHNDTDGEPDAKFIWDTKFHYGEWLEADIDHSPEQMGAEIQTRMFKGDPLTATAYYGYSTRLLSEMAAVLGKREDAERYAKLHEKIKRVYNKYFIPENGLIQEGRQAPLVRTLAFGLAGEDRKQAMADRLAELVIEQDYHLNTGFLSTPFILHVLADYGYPDVAYRLLEQDTCPSWLYAVAKSATTIWESWNGISPEGELAYSLNHYSYGAVCNFLFAGVAGIRPVPEQAGYEHFIIKPWIGGTMTHASATHESPYGKIESGWRKTEDGVAYRFVVPANTTATVMLEGSEEDAKRLSADFEQVSYKDGRVTLEVGSGSYHIKPGQPIGYENV from the coding sequence ATGGTAATGTTAAGTACTTATGATTTAAAGACAGAACATTTGCGCAACCCCTTAGGATTGGATAACAAATCTCCCCGATTTTCTTGGAAAATCAATAGCGATGCCCGGAACATGACTCAAAATGCTTATCAAGTTCAAGCATCCGCCAGCGAGACGTTTGACTCTATCCTTTGGGATAGCGGTAAGGTAACGGGCCGAGCTCAGAGACTGGAATACAGCGGACCTGAATTGAAGTCAGCGGTGCGAATCTTCTGGAGGGTGAAAATCTGGGACAATGACGGGAACGAGTCAGCGTTTAGCGAGCCGGCGCTCTTCGAGATGGGACTGCTGAACGCTGCGGACTGGAAGGCGAAGTGGATCGAACCGGAGAGTGAGGTAGACCCGGACGCTTATAAGCCGGCGCCTTATATCCGTAAAGAATTCAACGTGAGAAGCGGGCTCGTTTCAGCTAGAGCTTACATGACGGCAAGAGGATTGTATAAGTTTTACATGAACGGCACGGAGGGCACGGACCATCTGTTTACGCCAGGTTTTACATCCTATTACGCTAGGCTGCAGTATCAGGTTTATGACATAACTCACCTTCTAAAGGAAGGCGCGAACGCCTGGGGAATCCTGCTCAGCGACGGATGGTGGAGAGGCTCTACAGGGGTTTTGCTGAAGAACAATTTCGGGTATAAAGTGGCCTTTTTGGGACAAGTGGTATTGAGCTATGACGATGGAAGCCGGGAGATCATTGCCAGCGACGGGTCGTTTACAACTTCGTCCGGTCCTCTGCTGAAGTCCGATTTGAAAGCGGGAGAAGTATATGATGCCCGTATCGACATCGAGGGGTGGAATACGGTCGGGTTCAATGATGCCGATTGGACGGCGGTACATGTTAAGGACTACGGGATAGATCATCTGGTAGCCTCAAGTCTTCCGGTTCGGACCAGGGAGGAGTTCACTCCCCGGATCATCGAAACGCCAAACGGAGAAACGGTGCTTGATTTCGGACAAAACATAGCCGGTTGGGTTGAAATGAAGCTGCAAGGCGATGCGGGGACGGAAGTCGTTTTGGTTCATGGCGAAACATTGGACAAAAACGGAAATTTTACGCTGTCTAACCTGGAACACACCGGACCGCTGAACGATTTCCAGGAAATTCATTACATTCTAAACGGACGAAGCGAGGAAGTATATCGGCCCTATTTTACTATATTCGGGTTCCGGTATGTCCTGTTGAAAAATGTTCCGGGTAAGCCGAAGCCCGATCATTTTACTGCCTTTGCCATTTACAGCGACATGGAGGAGGCCGGTGATTTTGCTTGTTCCAATCCGCTGATTAATCAGCTGGTTTCCAATTCCAGATGGAGCATGAAAAGCAACTTCATGGAAATCCCTACGGATTGTCCGACAAGAGAACGGGCGGGCTGGACCGGCGACGCTCAGCTATTCGCAAGGACGGCGGCGGATTTTATGAATGTGCATGCTTTCTATGAAAAGTGGCTGGCCGACCTGGCGGCCGAACAGTTTCCATCCGGCGCGGTAGGGTCTACGGTTCCTCAAGTACTGGGGTTCCACAGCGTGGATGAATATGAACGGGTCGTCAAAAACGCGAATGACCCGTTGCTGGCTATGCTCGCCTCCACCAAACCCGGAGAACCCGGTTATCTCGACGGTTCCGCGGGTTGGGGCGACGCGGCAGTAATCGCCCCGTGGACGATGTACTTGTGTTATGGAGACCAATCGATTCTGGAAAGACAATATGACTCTGCCAAAGCCTGGGTCGAATACATGAAAACGAATGCCGAAAACGACAGTGATCACTATAAAGATGCAGCCTACTACCATAACGATACGGATGGGGAACCGGATGCGAAGTTCATCTGGGATACGAAGTTTCACTATGGGGAATGGCTGGAAGCCGACATCGATCACAGTCCGGAACAAATGGGAGCTGAAATTCAAACGAGAATGTTCAAGGGCGATCCGCTAACGGCGACCGCCTATTATGGCTATTCCACCCGTTTGCTTTCCGAGATGGCCGCCGTCCTGGGAAAGCGGGAAGATGCGGAGCGGTACGCAAAGCTGCATGAAAAGATTAAGCGGGTTTACAACAAATATTTCATTCCGGAAAACGGCCTGATTCAGGAAGGCAGACAGGCTCCCCTTGTGCGTACTTTGGCTTTCGGCTTGGCCGGCGAAGACCGAAAACAAGCGATGGCCGATCGGCTGGCGGAACTTGTTATTGAGCAGGATTACCATTTAAATACGGGTTTCCTGTCCACGCCGTTCATTCTCCACGTCCTGGCCGATTACGGCTATCCGGATGTCGCTTATCGGCTCCTTGAACAGGATACATGTCCGTCCTGGTTGTACGCCGTGGCTAAAAGCGCAACAACTATTTGGGAAAGTTGGAACGGGATTTCGCCGGAGGGGGAACTGGCTTATTCGCTTAATCACTATTCCTACGGGGCGGTATGCAACTTCCTATTTGCCGGTGTGGCTGGTATTCGGCCTGTTCCCGAGCAGGCGGGATATGAGCATTTCATCATTAAGCCATGGATCGGCGGCACAATGACGCACGCATCCGCAACGCATGAATCTCCTTACGGCAAAATTGAATCCGGTTGGAGAAAGACCGAGGACGGAGTGGCCTATCGTTTTGTTGTACCTGCGAATACGACGGCCACCGTCATGTTGGAAGGAAGCGAGGAGGATGCGAAGCGCCTGTCGGCGGATTTCGAACAGGTTTCCTATAAAGACGGGCGCGTCACTTTGGAAGTGGGCAGCGGATCTTATCATATCAAGCCGGGTCAGCCGATTGGTTACGAGAATGTGTAA
- a CDS encoding AraC family transcriptional regulator: MNRSELDAYLRQCNEIESLALLSPEKIYGGYEAAIIEVNGISTILEHFLRPGEHFSFFKHPRYLAAPGHRHDFLEINFVYSGECRQVINGKPVILAAGEFCMMDSNVIHSIEKPGDNDIIINLLMSKRYFDIDIMKRLSGNDLMSEFLINSIYRSQDHNDYMIFHSSTNHNARTCMEHSLCESFDPAVGSEEAINCHIILLFTELMRDYKESNAFKRKGPTSRAPITKIVQYINDNFKFITLDSLASHFNYHPNYLSNLLKSHFGFGLTKIVQDLKIKEATMLLKFTNMPIGEIAYEVGYSNITLFYHHFKERHDVTPSVYRKTNK; encoded by the coding sequence ATGAACCGCAGTGAACTTGACGCCTATTTGCGGCAGTGTAACGAAATTGAGTCGCTGGCATTACTGTCACCTGAGAAAATCTATGGAGGTTATGAAGCAGCGATTATTGAAGTGAACGGAATCAGTACCATTCTCGAGCATTTTTTGCGGCCAGGAGAGCATTTTTCCTTTTTTAAACATCCTCGTTATCTCGCTGCCCCTGGACACCGTCACGATTTTTTAGAGATAAATTTTGTTTATTCAGGCGAATGCAGGCAAGTTATTAACGGGAAACCAGTGATTCTGGCAGCCGGGGAATTTTGCATGATGGACTCCAACGTGATCCATTCCATCGAGAAGCCGGGAGATAACGATATCATCATTAACCTGTTAATGAGTAAACGGTACTTTGATATTGACATTATGAAGCGCTTATCCGGAAACGACCTGATGTCCGAGTTCCTCATTAACTCTATATATAGAAGTCAAGACCATAACGATTATATGATTTTTCACTCCTCAACGAATCACAATGCCCGTACTTGTATGGAACATTCTCTGTGTGAGTCCTTCGATCCGGCGGTCGGTTCTGAAGAAGCGATTAACTGCCATATCATTCTCCTCTTTACCGAGCTCATGAGAGACTACAAAGAGTCGAATGCATTTAAGCGTAAAGGTCCAACATCCAGGGCGCCGATCACCAAAATCGTCCAGTACATTAATGACAACTTCAAATTTATCACGCTGGATTCTTTAGCCTCTCATTTCAACTATCATCCGAACTATCTCAGTAATCTGCTGAAAAGTCATTTCGGTTTCGGATTAACGAAAATCGTCCAAGACTTAAAAATAAAAGAAGCGACCATGCTGCTCAAGTTTACGAATATGCCAATTGGGGAAATCGCTTACGAGGTTGGGTACTCCAATATCACGCTTTTTTATCATCATTTCAAAGAGCGTCATGACGTGACCCCATCGGTGTACAGAAAAACAAACAAGTAG
- a CDS encoding AraC family transcriptional regulator: MKLMERIAEMELKMQGTPVYSFDELMEMPEMPNNTQLYNLQDSDSNIHYIKDNFSFILWRVTPNGRISFVIENLAQRTYRVDIDPTRRFKDRHRHDYVELAYVCKGQLPMEISGNHYIFQRDEVFIIDRNCIHSEDLTNTDSAVVFLCMSETFFDEIFLSELQEEPLQEFIRMCLKKQKRIRQFMRFTPVSDNNQMYNLISQVVEEAESKRKGYDYLLKGLMMRIMDVLANSYQIQLSKLEKQRKDEILFQELEKYLHQKYKEVTIEELVLKYHYNADYFNRLIKKYTQLSFSQFLQTIRLSKAEEMLVASKLPVHQIIHEVGYQNKGYFYKIFVQRYGITPKEFRSRHKI, encoded by the coding sequence ATGAAATTGATGGAGAGAATTGCCGAGATGGAGTTAAAGATGCAGGGCACTCCTGTATATTCGTTTGATGAATTAATGGAAATGCCTGAGATGCCGAACAATACGCAATTGTATAACCTTCAGGATTCGGATAGTAATATTCATTATATTAAGGATAACTTTTCATTTATTTTATGGCGTGTTACCCCTAATGGGCGTATCAGTTTCGTTATCGAAAATTTAGCGCAGAGAACTTATCGAGTGGATATCGATCCTACCCGAAGGTTCAAAGATCGACACAGGCATGACTATGTAGAATTGGCCTATGTCTGCAAGGGTCAACTGCCTATGGAGATTTCAGGGAATCACTATATTTTCCAACGAGATGAAGTATTTATTATCGACCGGAATTGCATCCATTCGGAGGATTTAACCAATACAGATAGCGCCGTGGTGTTTCTTTGCATGTCGGAAACTTTCTTTGATGAAATTTTCTTAAGCGAATTACAAGAGGAGCCGCTCCAAGAGTTCATCCGGATGTGCTTGAAAAAGCAAAAAAGAATACGTCAGTTTATGCGCTTCACTCCTGTAAGCGATAACAATCAAATGTATAACTTAATCAGCCAGGTCGTTGAAGAAGCGGAGTCAAAAAGAAAAGGATACGATTATTTACTCAAAGGGCTAATGATGCGAATTATGGATGTCTTAGCCAATTCCTATCAAATTCAATTATCCAAGCTGGAAAAACAGCGGAAGGACGAGATATTATTTCAAGAATTAGAGAAGTATCTGCATCAAAAATATAAGGAAGTCACCATTGAGGAATTGGTATTAAAATACCATTACAATGCGGATTATTTTAACCGGCTGATCAAGAAATACACGCAGCTGTCTTTTTCGCAATTTCTGCAAACCATACGTTTGTCAAAAGCGGAAGAAATGCTTGTGGCGAGCAAACTTCCGGTCCATCAAATCATCCATGAGGTCGGTTATCAGAACAAAGGATATTTTTATAAAATATTCGTGCAACGTTATGGCATTACGCCTAAGGAGTTCAGGAGCAGACACAAAATTTAA
- a CDS encoding glycoside hydrolase family 2 TIM barrel-domain containing protein: MIRESFNQGWMVGPVAGFFNMNSNEQPKAVTLPHDAMIAKKRSAQAVSGSKKGYFSDGAYDYVKKFYVPEEYKDKRVTFEFEGVYMHAMVYINGDFAGQHPFGYTNFYIKADRFLKYGAENEIKVVAKSHDDSRWYTGTGIYRNTKIMVADLVHIAVDGVKINATDIESKHAVVVVATDVENEGINPRTVRIVTEIVDADGNSVASDTAPFTAFAGEKATSRQRLYIREPKLWNVETPYLYTCISKVMDGEHVLDEETHTFGIRTLSLDAEDGLRINGEVVKLRGACIHHDNGVIGASTIERADERRIEILKQAGFNAIRSAHHPASKALLKACDRIGMLVMDESFDIWTHHKSDYDYALHFPTWWEQDIQAMVDKDYNHPSVILYSIGNEIPETGSANGTAWGRKIAEKIRSLDSTRYVMNSINGMVAVMNHLQEMFQGNNNSSDTGTDVNSFMANLSSFTKGIMGMDVVTHSTAESFAAVDIAGYNYADNRYQTDKELFPNRVICGSETFPRDIANNWKLVKENGHVIGDFTWTGWDYLGEAGLGKTVYDETAAQGATASYPWKTAYCGDIDITGYRRPVSYYREIVYGLRKQPFIAVQRPEHYGKKPGMTPWSWSDSIASWSWDRYEGKPVKVEVYSEADEVELLINGKTAGRAAAGEAHEFKAEFDIVYAPGELVAIAYTNGKESGRTSLLTAVGGVNLQVAIDRPQIVSDDNDLSFVTISLVGDNGVVRPLDDRKVSVHVEGAGILQGFGSANPKSEEDFFETEHTTFDGRALAIIRPTNSGIINVLIEAEGCTAQNVKIEAL; this comes from the coding sequence ATGATAAGAGAATCATTTAATCAAGGCTGGATGGTTGGGCCTGTTGCAGGTTTTTTTAACATGAATTCGAATGAACAACCCAAAGCGGTTACTTTGCCGCACGATGCGATGATTGCAAAGAAAAGAAGCGCTCAAGCGGTAAGCGGAAGCAAAAAAGGGTATTTCTCAGACGGGGCCTACGATTATGTAAAGAAATTTTATGTGCCTGAAGAGTACAAAGACAAAAGAGTTACCTTTGAATTCGAGGGGGTGTATATGCATGCGATGGTGTACATCAACGGCGACTTTGCCGGACAGCATCCCTTCGGTTATACCAACTTTTATATCAAAGCGGACCGGTTCTTAAAATATGGCGCCGAAAATGAAATCAAAGTGGTAGCCAAAAGTCATGACGATTCCCGCTGGTACACGGGTACGGGAATTTACCGCAATACTAAAATAATGGTTGCTGACCTCGTGCATATTGCGGTGGATGGCGTGAAAATCAATGCTACTGATATTGAAAGCAAGCATGCTGTTGTGGTCGTCGCTACGGATGTTGAAAACGAAGGCATAAATCCGCGCACCGTAAGAATAGTCACTGAAATTGTGGATGCGGATGGGAATTCCGTAGCTTCGGATACGGCGCCTTTTACCGCCTTTGCCGGGGAAAAAGCGACATCCCGCCAACGTCTTTATATAAGGGAACCTAAACTGTGGAATGTGGAGACCCCTTATCTCTATACTTGCATAAGCAAGGTGATGGATGGAGAGCATGTCCTGGATGAAGAAACCCATACATTTGGTATCCGCACGCTCTCCTTGGATGCGGAAGACGGTTTGCGTATTAACGGAGAGGTCGTTAAGCTGCGTGGCGCGTGTATCCATCATGACAATGGAGTAATCGGCGCCTCTACGATCGAGCGTGCCGATGAGCGCCGGATCGAAATTTTAAAGCAGGCTGGCTTTAATGCCATTCGAAGCGCGCATCATCCGGCCAGCAAAGCCTTGCTAAAAGCATGCGACCGCATAGGAATGCTGGTGATGGATGAGAGTTTCGATATTTGGACCCATCATAAATCGGATTATGATTACGCCCTTCATTTCCCGACATGGTGGGAGCAAGACATCCAAGCGATGGTAGATAAAGATTATAATCATCCAAGCGTTATCTTGTACTCCATAGGAAATGAAATTCCCGAAACTGGAAGTGCAAACGGTACGGCTTGGGGTAGAAAAATAGCGGAGAAAATCCGCAGCCTGGATAGCACTCGTTATGTGATGAATTCCATTAATGGAATGGTAGCCGTCATGAATCATCTGCAAGAGATGTTTCAAGGAAACAACAACTCCAGCGATACGGGGACCGATGTCAATTCATTTATGGCAAATCTTTCCTCATTTACAAAAGGTATTATGGGCATGGATGTCGTTACGCATTCCACTGCGGAATCGTTTGCGGCGGTGGATATTGCAGGGTATAACTATGCCGATAACCGATACCAAACCGATAAAGAATTGTTTCCTAATCGCGTGATCTGCGGCAGTGAAACCTTCCCCCGGGATATCGCCAACAACTGGAAGCTGGTGAAAGAAAACGGACATGTCATTGGCGACTTCACCTGGACCGGATGGGATTATTTGGGAGAGGCTGGACTCGGCAAAACGGTATACGATGAAACTGCAGCCCAAGGGGCAACGGCATCCTATCCATGGAAAACAGCATACTGTGGCGATATCGACATCACCGGTTACCGTCGACCGGTCTCCTATTATCGTGAAATCGTATACGGTCTGCGCAAGCAGCCTTTTATCGCCGTGCAGCGTCCTGAACATTATGGTAAAAAACCGGGCATGACTCCTTGGAGTTGGAGTGATTCCATAGCAAGTTGGAGCTGGGACAGATATGAAGGCAAGCCTGTGAAGGTGGAAGTCTATTCAGAGGCAGATGAAGTTGAACTGTTGATCAATGGTAAGACGGCAGGCAGAGCCGCTGCTGGTGAAGCTCATGAATTTAAGGCGGAGTTTGATATCGTTTATGCACCCGGCGAACTTGTGGCCATCGCCTACACGAATGGGAAAGAATCAGGCCGTACTTCGTTGTTAACCGCCGTCGGCGGAGTTAATCTGCAGGTAGCAATCGACCGCCCGCAGATTGTGTCGGATGACAATGATCTTTCATTTGTAACCATATCGCTGGTTGGCGATAATGGTGTTGTAAGACCGCTTGATGATCGCAAGGTATCGGTGCATGTAGAGGGTGCCGGAATCTTGCAGGGCTTTGGAAGTGCCAATCCAAAGAGTGAGGAAGATTTCTTTGAAACGGAACATACGACTTTCGACGGAAGAGCACTTGCCATTATCCGCCCCACCAATAGCGGGATCATCAACGTGCTGATTGAAGCTGAAGGATGTACGGCTCAAAACGTTAAGATTGAAGCTCTATAG
- a CDS encoding family 43 glycosylhydrolase produces the protein MTAGFLTSDNLVDWDFHPLKDVPIYDYAPDVRVIGEYIYFSASSKSKNCSFFRTKDPIQEEFEEIPGDFPFWDPNLFVDDDGRIYFYWGCSNLTPIYGVELNPEDMKPIGMPVELIFGKPAVHGYERNGEHHVFGRTPEQIEEMVQAYAESGSVPEEKLKLLRIALGSDPYIEGAWMDKYNGKYYLQYASPATEVNVYSDGVYVSDKPLGPFALARNNPYSYKPGGFIPGAGHGSTLEDKLGNRWHAASMRVSVNHPFERRMGLWPAGFDQDGELFCNQRYGDWPMKIEQAAMNPWSNPEWMLLSYGKPARASSYEAGKEASKATDESIQSWWKAVSNQPGEWLEVDLNHVCDVHAVQINFADDQLNLTIPEGVTPMENGELRKTKRYIDGRKHVTRWLLEGSVDGTDYFVIEDKSGADSDLPHDLVVKEAGVTARFVRCTVKELPYHQNACISGLRVFGIGEGKQPDKITGVQTKLLSELDLSVSWASVNAVGYNVLWGFAPDKLYHSYMVLGKSQVDIGALIKGQSLYVRVDAFNEKGITEGDVYRVIE, from the coding sequence ATGACGGCCGGATTTCTTACAAGTGATAATCTGGTAGATTGGGATTTTCATCCCCTAAAAGATGTACCGATTTATGATTATGCTCCAGATGTACGGGTAATCGGCGAATACATTTATTTTTCCGCATCATCCAAGAGTAAAAACTGCTCCTTTTTCAGGACAAAAGATCCAATACAAGAGGAGTTTGAAGAAATCCCCGGGGATTTTCCTTTTTGGGACCCGAATCTGTTCGTGGATGATGATGGCCGAATTTACTTCTACTGGGGCTGTTCCAACCTAACGCCGATTTATGGAGTGGAACTGAATCCTGAAGACATGAAACCGATAGGGATGCCGGTTGAACTTATTTTTGGCAAGCCGGCAGTGCATGGTTATGAAAGAAACGGTGAACATCATGTTTTCGGCAGAACTCCCGAACAAATTGAAGAAATGGTTCAAGCCTATGCGGAAAGCGGAAGCGTGCCCGAGGAAAAGTTGAAGCTGCTCAGGATTGCCCTCGGCAGTGATCCATACATCGAGGGAGCGTGGATGGACAAATATAACGGTAAGTATTATTTGCAGTATGCCAGTCCGGCAACGGAAGTGAATGTTTACTCAGATGGCGTTTACGTATCCGACAAACCGCTGGGACCGTTCGCTCTGGCCCGCAATAACCCTTACTCATACAAGCCGGGCGGATTTATACCCGGGGCCGGACATGGCTCCACGCTGGAAGATAAGCTTGGAAACCGGTGGCATGCCGCAAGTATGAGAGTCAGCGTCAATCACCCTTTTGAAAGACGTATGGGATTGTGGCCGGCAGGCTTTGACCAGGACGGGGAATTATTCTGCAATCAACGATATGGCGATTGGCCTATGAAGATCGAACAAGCAGCAATGAACCCGTGGAGCAATCCCGAGTGGATGCTGCTCTCCTATGGCAAGCCGGCGCGCGCTTCTTCCTATGAAGCAGGAAAAGAGGCTTCAAAAGCTACGGATGAAAGCATTCAGAGCTGGTGGAAAGCGGTGTCCAATCAGCCGGGCGAATGGCTTGAGGTTGATTTGAACCATGTATGTGATGTACATGCCGTACAAATTAATTTTGCCGATGACCAACTGAACCTTACTATTCCTGAAGGTGTAACTCCAATGGAAAACGGAGAATTGAGAAAAACAAAAAGATACATTGACGGACGGAAGCATGTTACCAGGTGGCTCCTGGAAGGATCGGTTGACGGAACAGATTATTTCGTAATTGAAGATAAATCAGGAGCAGATTCGGATTTGCCGCATGATCTGGTTGTAAAAGAAGCCGGAGTTACTGCGCGGTTTGTCAGATGCACCGTTAAGGAACTTCCCTATCATCAGAATGCTTGCATTTCCGGTCTGCGGGTGTTTGGGATAGGCGAAGGGAAACAGCCGGACAAAATAACCGGAGTCCAAACAAAACTCTTAAGCGAACTGGATCTTTCGGTATCATGGGCGAGTGTAAATGCTGTGGGATACAATGTGCTTTGGGGCTTCGCACCGGATAAACTGTATCATAGCTATATGGTTCTCGGTAAGAGTCAGGTTGATATTGGTGCATTGATCAAAGGCCAGTCCCTTTATGTTAGAGTGGATGCTTTTAATGAGAAAGGCATCACCGAAGGCGACGTATACAGGGTAATTGAATAA